GCCGGCGCGTGGCGGGTGGCGCCGGCGGCACCCGGGCTGCGCGACCGGCGGGTCGAGATCACCGGCCCGCCGGAGCCGAGGATGGCGGTGAACGCGCTCAACTCCGGCGCGAACGTGTGGATGGCCGACTTCGAGGACGCCACGTCCCCGACCTGGGACAACCTGATCTCCGGGCAGCTGACGCTGATCGACGCGAGGGACCGCCGCCTCGACTTCACCGACGCGCGCGGCAAGCGGTACGCGCTCGGCGACCGCACCGCGACGACCGTGGTGCGGCCGCGCGGCTGGCATCTCGCGGAGAAGCACGTGGTGGTCGACGGGCGGCCGATCTCGGCGAGCCTGTTCGACTTCGGGCTCGCGCTGTTCCACGGCAGCCACTACTTCTACCTGCCGAAACTCGAGGACCACCACGAGGCACGGCTGTGGAACGACGTGTTCCGCTTCGCCCAGCGCCGCCTCGGGCTGCCCGCCGGGACGATCCGGGCCACCGTGCTCATCGAGACGATCACCGCGGCGTTCGAGATGGACGAGATCCTGTACGAGCTGCGCGAGCACGCGGCCGGGCTGAACGCGGGCCGGTGGGACTACATCTTCAGCGTCATCAAGAACTTCGGGCAGCGACAGGAGTTCGTGCTCCCGGACCGGTCCGCGGTCACCATGACGGTGCCGTTCATGCGCGCCTACACGGAACTGCTGGTGCGCACCTGCCACCGGCGCGGCGCGTACGCGATCGGCGGCATGTCCGCGTTCATCCCCAGCCCGGCCGTGCCCGACGCGCTCGACCGGGTCCGCGCGGACAAACAGCGCGAGGCCGGCGACGGCTTCGACGGCTCCTGGGTCGCGCACCCCGGCCTGGTCGACGTGTGCCGTGCCGCGTTCGGCGACCGGGTGAACCAGCTCGACCGCGCCCGGGACGACGTGGACGTCACCGAGGCGGACCTGCTCGCCGTCGACAAGACACCCGGCCGGGTCACCGCGGCCGGCCTGCGCGCGAACGTGTCCGTGGCGCTGCGCTACCTCGACGCGTGGCTCGGCGGCACCGGCGCGGTGGCGCTGTCGCACCTGATGGAGGACGCCGCGACCGCGGAGATCGCCCGCTGCCAGGTGTGGCAGTGGCTGCACCACCGCACACCACTGGCGGACGGCGGCACGGTCACCCCCGGACTGGTCGAGTCGATCCTCGCGGAGGAACTGACGTCGCTGTCCGCCGACCGGGCGCGGGCGGCCGCGGACGTGTTCCGGCACGCCGCGCTCGGCGAGCACCTGCCGGAGTTCCTCACCACCTACGCGTACGCCCACCACCTCACAGCGGACCCAGCACCGACCGCGGGGCGGCGTCCAGCGCCAGCGTCTCCAGGACCGTCAGCAGCTGCCGTTCCTCGAACCTGAAGTGCGACTCCATGATCGCGGCCACGCCCTCCAGGTGCCGGTCCAGTTCCGCGGGCGGGGCGGCCCGGTCCACGGCGGCCTGGAGCCCGCCCAGCAGGTAGGCGATCATGGAGTGGTCCTGTTTCAGGGCCCGCAGCGTGTCGCGCAGCCCCGGGTGCCGCTCCGCGATCGCCGGGAACAGCAGGCGGTCCTCACCCTCGTGGTGGGCCGTCAGCGCGGCGCAGAACCCGTGGCAGAACAGCAGCAGGTCCCGGGTGGCCGGCTCGGCGGGCTCGCCGGCGGCCACGGCCTGCCGGGTGACGGCCAGTGCGTCGCGCAGGCGCTCGTGAACGCCGCGCAACTCCCGGCTCCAGGCGATCAGCCTGGCGTGCTCGCCCTCACCCACGGGTGACGGGCGAAGGGACGACGATCATCATCGTCGTGCTCCCCTCGATCCGGCGCCTCCATGCCTGGCACGGTCTGCCACCGGCACGCGACGCTGCGCCCGATCCTACGCCGGCACGGTTCCCGCCGCCGCCCCGGAGCCCCGGAACGGGCGAGCCGCGCGGCCGGTGTCAGGCGGCGCGGCCGGTGGCGTAGCGGATGCCGCCGAGCAGGTGGGCGAGCATGGCGGGCTCGGTGTAGGAGGCGTCGGTGTGGCCGAGCGCGGTGTAGAAGGACCGGCCGCCCAGCGAGTCGTGGCACCAGGCGAGCGGGTGGTCCGCGCCCATCTTGCCGCCGGTGTAGGACGTCTCGTCGGCGCGCAGCAGCACGTGCACGGCGTCACGCGGGTTGGTGCGGAAGTCGTACCACTCGTCGGTCCGCGACCACGTCTCCGGCAGGTGCGCGGTGGCCGGGTGGGTGCGGTCCTCGACCAGGACACGGGCCGGCTGCACCTCGGGGTGGGTGTCGAACCGGGCGCCGACCAGCGTGCCGAAGAACGGCCAGTCGTACTCGGTGGTGGCGGCCGCGTGGATGCCGACGACACCACCGCCGCCGCGCACGTAGCCCTCCAGGGCGTCACGCGCGGCGGGGTCGTCGGAGAGGCTGCCGCTGGTGCTGAGGAACGTGACGGCGGCGAACCCGGCCAGCTCGGCCGGGGTCAGCACCGCCGGGTCCTCGGTCGCCACGACCTCGAACCCGTGGTCGCGGCCGAGCGCGGTCAGCGCCGCCACCCCGGCCGGGATCGAGTCGTGCCGGAAGCCCGTCGTCCGGCTGTACACCAGGATTCGCACCCGGCCGAGCCTAGCGGGCGCTCCGGCCGGACGACGATCCGGCGGTGGAACACCAGACGCATCGAAGATCATGCCGCCACGCAGTCCGCACAAGACGGTCGGGCCCGTCACGGAGACAGATCCGTGACGGGCCCGACCACCGGAGGAAATCCCGTTACTGCACCGACGCCACGGCCACCACCGCGGTGCCGACGACCGCGCCCTGGTCCGTGACCACCTGCATCTCGCCGGTCAGCGAGCGGCCCGCCGGCGGCACGGTGGCCGCCGTGATGGTGCCGTTCACCGTCAGCGTCGCGCCGTTGGCCAGCGTCGTGAACGCCTGCGGCGCCGCGAGCGAGCCGAGCGCGGGCGAGTAGTACGCGTCCCGGTACTCGAACGTGGTCGTCCCGGCCGGGACCGCGTACCCGTCGATCTCCACCCGGTACGTGCCGGCCGGCGGGTTCGCCAGCGACACCGACTCCTCCGAGTCACCGTCCGCGCTGCGGGCGATGTACGAGGTGGAGCTGCCCAGGTAGAGGAACAGGTCGAGGTCCGCGATCGGGTCGCTGGTGCCGCCGATCGCCACGTCCAGGCGGGTGGTGCCGGCCGGGACCTCGATCGTGTACTCCAGCGTCTCGCCGTTCGCGATGGTCGGCCGGGTCTGCAGGACGCTGCCCAGCGCACCGCCCTGACCGCTCGCCTTGATCGGCCCGAACGCGTTCTTCGCGGTCCAGGTCAGCGGCGTGGCGACGCCGGCCTTGACCGAGGCGAGCTCGGTGAGCGCCGGCGTCAGCGTGACGCCCTGCGCCGCGGCCGTGATGGTGTACGGGTTCGACAGCATCGGCGACGTGCGCCGCGACTCGACCTCGATCTCCCAGATGCCCGGCGCCGGGTTCCGGTAGTCACGCTCGATGCCCTTGCACGGCGAGACCGGCTCGTAGTTCGGGTAGCAGTCGACCGTCGAGGTGGAGTCCCGCGGGATGCCGGACGGGTCGATCGCGATGAACCGGGTCTGCGAGCCGGCCGCGAGACCGGACAGGTTGACCTGCAGCGCACCGGCACCGGCCGGCACGTTGACGAAGTACGACCGGGTGTCGTTCCGGTCGACCTTGCCGGAGGCGGAGAACGAGTACGCCGGCTTCGGCAGCTCGGCCGCCGCGACGACGGTCGTCATCACCTCGTAGTCGACGACCGGGGTGGCCGGGTCGTCGACCTTCAGCAGCGCCGCGTGCGCGCCGGCCGACGGCTTCGCCGTGACCGACACCGTGATCGTCTTGTTCAGCGGCACGGAGACGAACGTCGGCGCGTTGAACGTGCCGTCGTTGCCGACCCAGCTGAGCTTGTGGGTGATCGCGCGGTCCGGGCCGGACGTACGGGTGATCTTGATCTGGTAGGTCTTGGCCTGGCCCGGCTTGTGCCCGCCCTCGGACGCCGCGCACCGGTTGTAGATGCCCGGTCCCTGGTGCGGCGTCGGCTCGTCGTCGATGCCGATCAGGCCGGACAGCGGCGTGCAGACCGGCGCCGTGGACGTGTAGGTCCGCGTCTCCAGGTCGGACCTCAGCAGCTTCCAGGCCGCCTGCACGTCGAACAGGCCGTAGCCCTGCTCGTACGCCGTGACGTCCTTGATGAAGCGGGCCGAGGTGTAGATGCCGCGGCGCAGCTGCGCCGGGGTGAGACCGCGGTCGTTCGCGCGGGCCGCGGAGAGCAGCAGCGCGGCCGCGCCGGCGGCCTGCGGGGACGCCATCGACGTACCGTTGAACATGGCGTAGCCCGGCGGCAGCGCGTATCCGGCCTGCGCACCCGGCTGACCCGGCTGCCAGGTCGGCACCGAGGAGATCGCGGAGCCCGGCGCCACGATGTTCGGCTTGAAGCCGCCGTCCTCACGCGGGCCGCGCGAGGAGTACGGGTGCATGCCGTACGCCGTGTTCACCACCGAGCCGTAGTTCGCCAGCCAGGTCTCCTTGCTGATGCTGGAGCCGACCGAGACCACGTCGGCCGCGGTCGACGGGTCGCCGAGCGTGTTCAGGCCGGGGCCGGAGTTGCCCGCGGAGATGAACATCTGCACGCCGTAGTCGTTGATCAGCCGGTTGTAGAGCATGGTCCACGCGTTGCGGCCGTCGTTCAGGCCGGAGAGGCCGCCGATCGACATGTTGATCACGTCGACCCGGCGGTTGACCACCATGTCGACCATGCCGTCGGTGAGCGCGGCGTAGGTGCAGCCACCACCCCAGTTGCAGGCCCGGCCGGAGACGACCTTCGCGCCCGGCGCCTGGCCGTCGAAGGCCTCGTTGCCGAACATGTTGCTGCCCGCGGCGATGCCGGCGACGTGCGTGCCGTGCGCGCTCTCCACGATGCCGACGTTCACCCAGTCGTAGCCCTGGTAGTCCTCGCGGTACTCCACGACGAACGGCATGTGCTCGGCGATCGCGGTGGCCGGGTTGTCCGTACCGAAGTGGCCGACCTGGAACTTCTCCTTGTACGGCCGCATCACGGTCTCGTCGGTGAAGCTGCGGTCGAGGTCCGTGTCGACCCGGACGTCGTGCGTCACCGGGTCGTAGAGCACGCCGAACGCGTCCGCGGTGTCGCCGTCGCGGTTGACGTCGCCGCCCGGCTCGCTACCGGCGGTGACCGACTCGCGGAACACGTTGATGTAGTGGTTCCCGGCCGGCAGCGTCCAGGTGACGCCGAGGTAGGCGACGCTCGGCCCGGCGACCGGCTGCACCATCGGGCGCCAGGTCGCGTCCTCCAGCGGGTCGGTCGCGGTGAACCAGTCGACGATCTTGCGCTCGCCGGTGGACGTGGTCTGCAGCGCCGGGTGGTCCAGGTCGACGCCGGAGTCCATCACGCCGATGGTGATGCCCCGCCCGTCGTACGCCGGGTTCTTCTTCTTGAAGTCCACCGACCCGGTGTCGTCGGTCGGCATGTACGGGTTCTTGGCCGGCGTGCCGGCGCCCGGGCCGGCCGCCGCCTTCGCGGCCGCCCCGGCGGAGAGCCCCTCGGCCGGGTCGGGAAGACGAAGCGTCCGGTCCAGGTCGAGCGCGTCGACGCTCGGCAGCTGCGCCGCGCGCACGACCGCGCCGGTGGGGACCTTGGCCAGCACGTAGCCGAGCTTGTCGACGCTGCGCGAGACGGTGGCGCCGAGCGCCCGCAGCTCACCGGCGACCGCGCCGGCCCGGCCGGTGTCGGTGGCGACCAGGACGGTCACCGTCGGCTTGCCGCTGGCCTCGGCCTCGGCGAGCAGCTTCGCGTCCTCGGCGCCGAGCGCCTCGGCCGGTGAGGCCTTGGGTATCTCGGTCTCTATCGGATCCGCGCTCGCCGGGCTCGCGCCCGGGAGCATGACGGCGCCGACCGCGAGGCCGGACGCCAGGAGTGTGGCGAGACTCCGCCGACCCCTGCTGGAGAGGTGACTCACGAAGGTCCTCCGTGAACGGGGCCCTGGGGTACAGGGCTCGACATGAATCTTCTAGTGGCTTGAAGATCCATATGTCAATGCGACCGCCGTCGTTTTCCGAAGTGGATTTCAACACCGATTCACATTTGCTTACGAATCGGTTTCCCGCCTGTTTCGCGCGTGAGCAGCGACAATGACCTGACAGGGGGTACGTCACATGAAGTTGCACCCAGTGCAACGGTGCACTTAGTGTAAGAACCGTGTTGCCCACCGACCGCCGAGCCGCGCTCAAGGCGCGTCACCGCCGCGCGATCATCGACGCGGCCACCGCGCTCATCTCGGAGAGCGGTGCGGCCCGGTTCAGCGTGGACCAGCTGGCCGCGCGGGCGGACGTCTCCCGGCGCACGGTCTTCAACCACTTCGCCTCGATCGACGACATCGTCACGACCGCGTGCACCGACGTGCTCGGCGTCGTGGTCGAGAACTTCCGCGCGGTCTTCAGCGCCAGCCCGATCGAGCCCGGCAACCGCGCGTCGATGTTCGCGGCCGTCACCGCCGCGCTGCGGGCCACCGACGTGCCGAGCGTCATCGCGTTCATCTGGCAGGCGCTCGGCGGGTTCGGCCCCGGCGACCCGCGACCACACCAGATCTTTCAGGCCACGTTCTCCCGTACCACCGACGAACTGGCTCGTGAACTGGCCGAACGCAACGCGGCCGAGGACTCGCTCGACGCGGAACTGCTGGTCAGCTCGCTCATGCACGGCGTCGAGGTGATCGCGCACCACTGGATCGCCGAGACCGGCGCCGCGACCGACGACGCCGCGCTCGCGCTCTGGGGCCGGCTCCTCGACCGGCTCATCGACAACATCCGCACCGGCTACTGACCGTACGATCGGAAAGCAAAGGGACCATGGCAGAGATGTTGTATCGCCTGGGACGCTTCAGCGCCCGGCGAGCGTGGGCAGTCCTGATCACCTGGCTGGTGATCCTGGGCCTGTCCGTCACCGCCTACTTCGTCGCGGGCGGCGCGCTGTCGTCGCAGGTGACCATCCCGGGCACGGAGACCGCGAAGGTCACCGACCAGCTCGCACAGCGGTTCCCGGTGGCCAGCGGCGGCACCGGCACGATCGTCTTCCACACCGCGGACGGCACGCCGTTCACCGCGGAACAGCAGGCCGCGCTCGGTGCGCTGCTGACCTCCACCGGTGAGCTGGACGGCGTCTCCGCCACCCGCGACCCGTTCGCCACCGCGCAGCAGATCGCCGCGCAGACGGAGCAGCTCACCGCGGGCCAGCAGCAGATCGACGCCGAGCGCGCCAAGCTCGACGCCGGCCAGGCGCAGCTGGACGCGGGCCGCCAGCAGCTGGAGTCCGCGAAGGCGCAGGCACCGCCGGCCGCCGCGGCCCAGTTCGCCGCGCAGGAGGCGCAGCTCGCCGAGCAGCAGGCCCAGCTGGACGCGGGCCGCACCCAGCTCGACGCGGAGGCCGCCAAGCTCGACGTCGGCCGCCAGCTGCTCGAGATGTCGTCCGGCATCCGCACCGTCTCCGAGGACAACACCACCGCGGTCGGCGCGGTCGTGTTCACCGAGGCGCAGATGGACGTCACGCCGGAGACCAAGGAGCGCGTGGTCGACCACGTCACCGACGGTGTCCCGGCCGGCGTCGAGGCGGACTTCTCCAACGAGATCACCCAGACCGTCCCGCAGGTCTTCGGCGTCGGCGAGGCGGTCGGCCTGGTGGTCGCCGCGATCACGCTGATCGTCATGCTCGGCACGCTGATCGCGGCCGCGCTGCCGCTGATCGGCGCGCTGGTCGGCGTGGGCGTCGGCGTCACCGTGTCGCTGGCCATGTCCGGCGTCATCGACATGCTCTCGATCACGCCGGTGCTCGGCGTGATGCTCGGCCTCGCGGTCGGCATCGACTACAGCCTGTTCATCCTCAACCGGCACCGCCGCCAGCTGCTGGCCGGCATGGACGTGCACGAGTCGATCGGCCTGGCCAACGGCACGTCCGGCAACGCGGTCGTGTTCGCCGGCTCGACCGTGCTCGTCGCGCTGCTCGCGCTGAACGTCACCGGCATCGGCTTCCTCGGCCTGATGGGCACGGTCGGCGCGATCTGCGTCGCGGTCGCGGTGATCATCGCGGTCACGCTCACCCCGGCGCTGCTCGGCCTGCTCGGCCTGCGCGTGCTGACCAGGAAGGCCCGCGCCACGATCGGGCAGCCGCACCACGACACCACCCCGACCGCGCCGATGGGCACCGGGCGCGCGGTCCTCACCGTGATCGCCACGCTGGCCGTGCTCGTCGTGGTCGCGATCCCGGCGCTGTCCATGCGGCTCGGGCTGCCGGACGGCTCGTCCGAGTCCGAGGACTCCACGCAATACCAGGCGTACACCATCACCGAGCGCGCGTTCGGCGCCGGCGTCAACGGCCCGCTGCTGGTCGTGGCGGAACTGCCGGCCCCGGTCGCGAACGAGGAGGCCGCCCGCCCCGAACAGGTCCGGATCGGCAACCTGCTGCTCGGCCACGCGGACGTCACCGCGGTCGCACCGATCGGCCTCTCCGACGACCGGCAGCTGCTCGCGTTCCAGGTCATCCCGGCCGAGGGCCCGAACAGCGTCTCCACCGGCCAGCTCGTCCGCGACCTGCGCGCGATGTCCCCGATCGAGGGCGACGTGACGCTCGGCGTGGCCGGCAGCGCCAGCGGCAACATCGACGTCTCCGAGCAGCTCTCCGACGCGCTCCCGCTCTACCTCGCGGTCGTCGTCGGCCTCTCGCTGATCATCCTGATCTTCGTGTTCCGCTCGATCCTGGTCCCGCTGACCGCCACCCTGGGCTTCGTCCTGTCGCTGTTCGCCACGTTCGGCGGCATCACCGCGATCTTCCAGTGGGGCTGGCTCGGCGCGATCTTCGACGTGCACGACCCGGGACCGATCCTGAGCTTCCTGCCCACGATCCTGATCGGCATCCTGTTCGGCCTCGCCATGGACTACCAACTGTTCCTGGTCTCCGGCATGCGCGAGGCCTACGCACACGGCGCCCCGGCCCGGCTCGCCGTCCGCCAGGGCGTACACGCCGGCCGCGTCGTCGTCACCGCCGCCGCGATCATCATGATCTCCGTCTTCGGCGGCTTCATCTTCAGCCACACCACGATGATCCGCTCGATCGGCTTCGGCCTCGCCTTCGGCGTCCTCGCCGACGCGTTCCTGGTCCGCATGCTGCTCATCCCGGCCGTCATGCACCTGCTCGGCCGGTCCGCCTGGTGGATCCCGCGCTGGCTCGACCGCCTCCTGCCCAACGTCGACGTCGAGGGCGCCGCCCTGGAACGCCGCCACCCCACCGCCCCGCACGAAACCCCGGAGAACACCGGCCACACCACGCCGGCCACCACCACCCCCTGACCCTTGTTCCCATTCCCGCTTCCGGCGGGCCCACCTTCCGCACGCTCCCGCGGGCACCGGTCGTCGCTGGCGCTCCTCCCTGCGGGATCCGAGGGTGGCTGAGCAAACCCCGGGGTGCCCGCCGCTTCCAGCGGCGGGCACCCCCCTTTCTCCACCCCACCACTCCCCACCCAGGCCCCCGCCGGCCCCCACCCCGCGCAGCACACACCCGCCACACCGCACCACACCCGCAACACGCCACACCGCATACCGGGCCGCGCGGGTCCACACAAGCCCGAGCAACCCGGCCCACGCGGCACGCGGCACGGCACGGCACGCGGCACGGCACGGCGCGGCACGCGGCACGGCACGGCGCGGCGCGGCGCGGCATGGCACCTCCCAGACCGGCTCTGCGCGCCCCGCCCGGCAGGCCCGGCACGTGTCCGGCACGACGCGGGATTCAGCACGACGCGAGGTCCGGCATGCCGCGGGTCCGGCACGCCGCGGGTCCGGCACGCCGCAGGGCGCGGGGCCGCAGGGCGCGGCCGGGCGCGGCGGGAACACGCGACGGAATGGCGGACGAAGTCGGCGTTCATCGCCGGACAGTTGGCCAGCGACGAGCAACGCATGGGTCTTATCGGAGGGAACTTTCAGGGCCCAGTCGCTGAACGCCACCCACGTCGATCCAGGCGCAGCGCAGCACGGCCGAATGTCGAAATACCGTTATAGCCCGGGCATCGGAGGACGGGAGTCCCGTGTCCCCGCGGTGATCCGAGCACGCCTCGAGCAGCAACCGGCAACGACATGACAACAGCCCTCGCGAACAGCGAAATACGTTCTACCCGAAATATCACGAGATAGCCTCATGCCACGATATTGCTGCACGGCGATCGCCGCCTGACCGCAGAACGCCACCGCCCCGCACCCTGAGTGATCAATCAGGTGAGCAAAAAGGTGATCGACTGCGATATTTGACCTACCTTTTGCCCACCTGATTGATCACTCAGGCGCCGAAGCCGCGGTCCCGAAATCGACTGAGGCGGCGAGAGAGCACGCCTGGACGCTTTATACCGAAATTTCGGGCACGAAGTGCCCGAGTCCGCCACAGGTCGGCGAGCCAGCACCGAGCGCCTCGCCGAAGCCGGCGCCCAGCAGCGCGAGCCAAGGCCGCCCTGCGGGCAGACGACGCAACGCGAGCCAAGGTCATCCAGCGCACAGACAACGCAACGCAAGCCAAGGCCATCCAACGCACAGACAACGCGACGCGGGCCAAGGCCATCCAGGGCGCAGGCAACGCAACGCGGGCCAAGGTCGTCCTGCGGGCAGGCGGCGCAGAGCGGCGCGGCCACGGTCGTCCGGCAGACAATGCACCGCTGCGCGGCCGAGTTGGTTCGGCGAGACACCACGCCGAATCGGCGGCTTATCACGAAATTTCGGGCATGAGCTGCTGAGTTTCGACCGGCCTGCACGCCACGCCGCCATGCGGTCACAGGGCGGCGGGTGCAGTGGGACACGAACGGCGGCGGACCCGTATCGAGATTCGGTCACGGGCCCGGGACCGGCGCCCACCCGCAGCCCGGACAGAAGCGGCGGGTGCGACAGCACGCGAACAGCGACGGGCTGGGAGGTGCCATGCCGCGCCTACTCGTGTCGAGATTCGGGCGCGGAAGGGCCCGGTTCCGCGGGTGCGGCGCGAGCGAGAGCGGCGGGATGTGCGGGGAGGGGGTGCCGGCGACAACCGGTCACGCGGGAGCATGCGGGACGGGATCACGCCGGGAGTGGGCAGCGCAAGGAGGGGTGGGGCGTGCCCGGCCGGGGAGCCGGCCGGGCACGCTGCGGATCAGCGGCGGGCGGTGGTGACCAGGGCGGCCACCTCGGCGTCGGTGAGGGCGCGGTCGTAGGCGTGGACGTCGTCGATCGCGCCGGACCACCAGTCGGTCTCGTTGCCGGCGTACTTGGCGCGGCCGAGCGCCAGCGAGCCGGTGCTGACCACGACCGGGCCGGCCGTGGTGCCGGCGACCCGGACGCCGTCGACGTACAGGTGGATCTGGTTGCCGTCGCGCACGCCGGCCAGGTGGTACCAGCGGTCGATGTCGGGCGTGACGACGTGCCGGGCGCGGTTGCCGCCGGGCGTGCTGAAGGCGAACGCGCCCTGGCCGTACTGCAGGTAGAACGGGCTTTCGGTGCGCCGCCCGTCCTGGCTGATCGCCGAGGCGTAGTTGCCGGGCAGTTCGTCCAGGGACACCCAGGCCGCCACCGTGTACGACCCGGAGGTGTCCAGGACCGGGCCGGCGGTCTCGGCCGCGTCGCCGTCGCCGTCGAACGCGAGCCCGGAGCCGGACACGCCGGGCACCCACCGCGTGTCACCGGTCAGCGTCAGGTCGGCCGTGCCGCCGCTGCTGTCCCGGGCCGTGGTGCCGGTGTTCTCGTCCAGCGTCCAGTCACCGCGGCCGGGGAACGTGGCGTCCTCGCCCGCGCCGGCGCCGGCCGCGATCACCTTCTGGTTGATCGCCCGCACCGCGGCCGCGTCCACCTTGAGGTCCCGCCGGTCGTACGTCCAGAGGCCGTTGAGCTCGTTCTCCAGGTCGGTGATCTGGGTGTAGACCGATCCGGACAGTTCCGCGCCCGCGGCCTCGAGGTAGAAGCGGTCGGTGTTGTCGACGTACTTGGCGGTGAGCGCGGCCTTGTCCGCGACGCCGCTGTAGATCACGGTCGGCGCGCCGGGCCACATGTGACCGGGCGTGCGGAGCGTGAAGCCGCCGTGCTCGCCGTCCATCGCGACGCGGGTCGCGTCCGGGAACGCCGGGTCGGTGTTGTTGTAGTCGTGGTGGTCGATGACGTCGCCGCGGCCGGAGTCGCCCTTGGAGTCGCAGCAGTTCACGCCGGAGTGCGCGTTCACGATCCGGGACGGGTCGGCGGCCTTGACCTGGTCGGCGATCTGCCCGGTGGCGGTGCGGTCCCACTCGCCCCAGCCCTCGTTGAAGACCACCCAGCCGATGATCGACGGGAAGTTGTGGAACTGGCTCATCATCTCGCGGCCCTGGTGGAGGAACGCCTCCTGGCCGGCCGTGGTGCGGATGGTCGCGGAGACGAAGTCCTGCCAGACCAGCAGGCCGAGCTCGTCGGCGTGCCGGTACCAGCGGGCCGGTTCGACCTTGATGTGTTTGCGGACCGCGTTGAAGCCGAGCCGCTTGGTCTCCTCCAGGTCGAAGCGCAGCGCCTCGTCGGTCGGCGCGGTGTAGAGGCCGTCCGGGAAGAAGCCCTGGTCCAGTGTGGCCAGTGAGAAGACCGGCTTGCCGTTGAGGACCAGCTTCGGGAAGCCGCCGACCGTGCTGACCTCGATCTGCCGCATGCCGAAGTAGCCGCGGACCCGGTCGGTGCCGCGCCCCTGGGTGAGCGTGACGTCGAGGTCGTACAGGTACGGGTCGTCCGGGCTCCACAGCCGCGGGTTACTGATCTTCAGGGTGAGCGGCGTGTTGGCGGTGCCGGTGACCGTACCGACGCGGCGGCCCTGCTTGTCCAGCGCGGTCGCGGTGACCGGGGCGTTGGTGCTCGCGACGACCGTGACGGTGAGCGCCGAGTTCGCCACGTCCGGCGTGGTGACCAGGTCGGAGATCGCGGTGGTGGCGACCGGTTCCATCCAGACCGTCTGCCAGATGCCGGACGACGGTGTGTAGACGATGCCGCCCGGGTTCAGCGACTGCTTGCCCTTGGGCTGGTCGTTGCCGGTGGTGTCGGTGACGCCGACGATGATCTCTTGCGGGCCGCGGCCGCGCAGCGCGTCCGTGATGTCCGCGGTGAACGCGGTGTAGCCGCCGGTGTGCTCGGCGACCGGCGTGCCGTTCACCCAGACCCGGGCCTGGTAGTCGACCGCGCCGAAGTTCAGCTTGATCCGCTTGCCGGACCAGTCGCGCGGGACGGTGACGAGCTTGCGGTAGAACATGTGGTCCT
This genomic window from Catenuloplanes niger contains:
- a CDS encoding MMPL family transporter, whose product is MLYRLGRFSARRAWAVLITWLVILGLSVTAYFVAGGALSSQVTIPGTETAKVTDQLAQRFPVASGGTGTIVFHTADGTPFTAEQQAALGALLTSTGELDGVSATRDPFATAQQIAAQTEQLTAGQQQIDAERAKLDAGQAQLDAGRQQLESAKAQAPPAAAAQFAAQEAQLAEQQAQLDAGRTQLDAEAAKLDVGRQLLEMSSGIRTVSEDNTTAVGAVVFTEAQMDVTPETKERVVDHVTDGVPAGVEADFSNEITQTVPQVFGVGEAVGLVVAAITLIVMLGTLIAAALPLIGALVGVGVGVTVSLAMSGVIDMLSITPVLGVMLGLAVGIDYSLFILNRHRRQLLAGMDVHESIGLANGTSGNAVVFAGSTVLVALLALNVTGIGFLGLMGTVGAICVAVAVIIAVTLTPALLGLLGLRVLTRKARATIGQPHHDTTPTAPMGTGRAVLTVIATLAVLVVVAIPALSMRLGLPDGSSESEDSTQYQAYTITERAFGAGVNGPLLVVAELPAPVANEEAARPEQVRIGNLLLGHADVTAVAPIGLSDDRQLLAFQVIPAEGPNSVSTGQLVRDLRAMSPIEGDVTLGVAGSASGNIDVSEQLSDALPLYLAVVVGLSLIILIFVFRSILVPLTATLGFVLSLFATFGGITAIFQWGWLGAIFDVHDPGPILSFLPTILIGILFGLAMDYQLFLVSGMREAYAHGAPARLAVRQGVHAGRVVVTAAAIIMISVFGGFIFSHTTMIRSIGFGLAFGVLADAFLVRMLLIPAVMHLLGRSAWWIPRWLDRLLPNVDVEGAALERRHPTAPHETPENTGHTTPATTTP
- a CDS encoding LamG-like jellyroll fold domain-containing protein; amino-acid sequence: MPRPPLRPFLLAALLILSIFVVPPGAASAAPATVHGLKGEYFRMSAPGARDFAEPGGVLLDPNIDLPGLAGTFESLTGRTEHTTARWTGRLTAPATGDYTFYLTGDNGFRFFLDGQPVIDHWVGDWDVEQTSAPVRLTAGETHDVRIEMFQDIGGANLYLRWSGAGLSKQIVPESAFTPPDGFQVFPVTFAVAKDGRTLTADFEKRVESAPSAASLKVEVDTVPMPVSAVSARGNRLTVTLAEKVLKDQRVRVTYDGKGGLVVGGETVPLVIRSSANASTQRLTTPWGDKVDRNKPLPEYPRPQLIRKDWLNLNGPWEFADAEAGEAPVFGKRLDERIIVPYPVESLLSGIERREDHMFYRKLVTVPRDWSGKRIKLNFGAVDYQARVWVNGTPVAEHTGGYTAFTADITDALRGRGPQEIIVGVTDTTGNDQPKGKQSLNPGGIVYTPSSGIWQTVWMEPVATTAISDLVTTPDVANSALTVTVVASTNAPVTATALDKQGRRVGTVTGTANTPLTLKISNPRLWSPDDPYLYDLDVTLTQGRGTDRVRGYFGMRQIEVSTVGGFPKLVLNGKPVFSLATLDQGFFPDGLYTAPTDEALRFDLEETKRLGFNAVRKHIKVEPARWYRHADELGLLVWQDFVSATIRTTAGQEAFLHQGREMMSQFHNFPSIIGWVVFNEGWGEWDRTATGQIADQVKAADPSRIVNAHSGVNCCDSKGDSGRGDVIDHHDYNNTDPAFPDATRVAMDGEHGGFTLRTPGHMWPGAPTVIYSGVADKAALTAKYVDNTDRFYLEAAGAELSGSVYTQITDLENELNGLWTYDRRDLKVDAAAVRAINQKVIAAGAGAGEDATFPGRGDWTLDENTGTTARDSSGGTADLTLTGDTRWVPGVSGSGLAFDGDGDAAETAGPVLDTSGSYTVAAWVSLDELPGNYASAISQDGRRTESPFYLQYGQGAFAFSTPGGNRARHVVTPDIDRWYHLAGVRDGNQIHLYVDGVRVAGTTAGPVVVSTGSLALGRAKYAGNETDWWSGAIDDVHAYDRALTDAEVAALVTTARR